From one Lasioglossum baleicum chromosome 11, iyLasBale1, whole genome shotgun sequence genomic stretch:
- the LOC143213819 gene encoding uncharacterized protein LOC143213819 isoform X1 gives MDTKTPPIPLKVQEKPKPKQQESVADVSLPPLTPYRNHRQKQKTPGTAQWSRDAPSAIRYQDHQKKRPYRVLQIGATPLMHACQQGDRARVLRLLKDQKETIGYRDRTLRSALHYCMDAGTGGAVAATAPELVNAPDAEGHTPLHLAVIAGDTQLVAVLLANGADVNAKDLEGHSVLHWATVCGEAECVRLVLAAGARPSTPDLRGGSPLHYAAQCCGAAATAELSVPKKVGLKVLQTLLEFGADVNAKDEDGRQPILWAASAGSVEAVLALARAGGTAASGAADKDGLTALHCAASRGHARCVETLVNLCGAHPDHVDDNGCSALHYAATLGHADATALILKLGADPNRQDRKGRTPALCAAAKGQLETLKILAQHGGSLYARTVRGTGVAHEAVASGRIELIKWLAKKRPGTLDVATHDGKTPLHVAALHGHLDCCKVLLDNGARINAVLRTSKGNLMTALDAALYRGHRDCAKLIQMHGGTTAHQLKMQKTVPNKVFAARLQMRHVDSSTDSESSPHRRGRSHKLPDLYYEERWIEKRTRRRGNLRKLVRQDSRSFSEEEVRLSKTSSKRDQRRARSESARYDEDDTDQKTRRRRSKKRSAKSKHDSSESSIDSESCEPVGDQAKKRSGKRKEDSKTDKSNGDKEESRKEDDEEETVSDDSLEVVVVKRSLEKKCEKVVSGRRSKTPKESSKETKFTKTHRSTRRKLNSSKSKTSNNGDSTTDRMQSSDKGLKDSESREAATPRTSIDEDKEGHEKIIESRYRRDITDSTSQETVERVVVTAMVHKDQPPDTPKSVLETSKEVTFDDRLRTEIIETEEVSRESGSIASKVDDIVDHSSESGSSLVTKAASLKKDVEEMRQQITQEKTQRESERRKSRDEDQVKDGGAKKDDGDQDKPSTEGKEESKDQDGVVIGRLDAHTTAEAESPTLDSHEEDKSEGTTPKSVDEKTDASGRTSKDEHEESEQTSRSESLTRDSQKGDSTPRTAVEDIPPSDDEEKKSTVDETGSKSKARRDSVKRRPSVDERKSKSSSRRSSESGSPQKSSRKRREFKKRESKKTLSKSSSDKTSQEAAEEASQLPKTETRTAESPTKETDVLLMADSRKESPDDKEQADSARGKSVEFSSASRDSALMEEADDRSLSVDTPVATKRKLSGEEEAVEVSSPTKSNLEDQAKETEEAKKSKKLSIEDALGAEKESFRYIDESSSSSPKSAQTRRSRPSTGKARTTGRSSSRSKKCLFESSEERSPDRSAIVAVIESPEWDDEDEEIAKELRDAIGEDDEHETELEEDNEIGIVRVLPSTSEEETSRVGLDGRTEDADSLPQVQSSTRTRVTRIRSPEESRTSRLQGKQRRDSGGRDSGIEPSPRVSRIPRRRIMKCCPVSDKQQALNMETITRDVQISLRRYHLERKIFFQLMELKRLQIRHGRANEHVLVKRQVDAFHKAGMSGPTLGVAKYDQPLTFRHFESFLYDQLRKLQRRPATPDFCTEAKQCTQKTHRCHHATSAYTSFPAYTYLGGGGQEPADLLPKIESRGKGQMTVEVTHGEEKQIIALPAERLDRTKKYYVTFTVKGEAQESEKPKPSAGIQRNAKSV, from the exons ATGGACACTAAGACTCCGCCAATCCCGTTGAAGGTCCAGGAGAAGCCAAAACCGAAACAGCAGGAAAGTGTGGCCGATGTGTCTCTGCCCCCGCTGACACCATACAGGAACCATCGACAGAAGCAGAAAACACCTGGGACTGCTCAGTGGTCGCGTGATGCACCAAGCGCCATACGGTATCAGGATCATCAGAAAAAAAGGCCTTACAG AGTGTTGCAGATCGGCGCGACGCCGTTGATGCACGCTTGCCAGCAGGGCGATAGAGCAAGGGTTCTAAGGTTGCTGAAGGATCAGAAAGAAACGATAGGCTACAGGGATCGGACACTGAGGAGTGCTTTGCATTATTGCATGGACGCTGGAACCGGAGGTGCCGTCGCAGCGACGGCACCAGAACTGGTAAATGCACCCGACGCCGAAGGACACACGCCACTTCATTTGGCAGTCATCGCCGGCGACACACAATTGGTAGCTGTCCTGCTAGCGAATGGTGCCGACGTGAACGCTAAGGACTTGGAGGGACACAGTGTTCTTCACTGGGCCACTG TATGCGGCGAAGCAGAATGCGTCCGCCTGGTGTTGGCAGCAGGAGCTCGTCCTTCGACTCCTGATCTGCGTGGAGGATCTCCGCTTCACTATGCAGCCCAGTGCTGTGGTGCAGCGGCTACTGCCGAGTTGTCTGTACCTAAGAAAGTTGGTCTGAAAGTTCTCCAAACCCTTTTGGAGTTTGGAGCTGACGTGAATGCGAAAGATGAGGACGGGAGACAGCCGATCCTGTGGGCTGCGAGCGCTGGTAGCGTCGAAGCTGTCTTAGCATTGGCTAG AGCCGGTGGTACAGCTGCCTCAGGAGCTGCAGACAAAGATGGGCTCACGGCTCTGCATTGTGCTGCCTCCAGAGGACACGCCAGGTGCGTGGAAACTCTGGTGAACTTGTGCGGTGCTCATCCCGATCATGTCGACGACAATGGCTGCTCGGCGTTGCACTATGCAGCCACCCTCGGCCATGCTGATGCCACAGCTTTGATCCTGAAGTTGGGGGCTGACCCGAATCGACAGGATCGGAAGGGTAGAAC ACCAGCGCTTTGCGCTGCAGCCAAGGGGCAACTCGAGACCCTGAAGATCTTAGCGCAACATGGCGGCTCCCTATATGCGAGGACAGTGAGAGGAACAGGTGTTGCTCACGAAGCGGTAGCTTCCGGTAGAATCGAGCTGATAAAATGGCTAGCAAAAAAGCGCCCTGGTACTTTGGACGTGGCCACACACGATGGGAAGACTCCGTTGCACGTGGCTGCTCTACATGGACATCTAGATTGCTGCAAAGTCCTTTTGGACAATGGTGCAAGGATCAATGCAGTCCTTCGAACCAGCAAAGGGAACTTGATGACTGCTTTGGATGCTGCGCTTTACAGAGGACACAGGGACTGTGCTAAGCTGATCCAGATGCACGGGGGAACCACTGCACATCAGCTCAAGATGCAGAAGACTGTACCGAATAAAG TGTTTGCAGCAAGATTGCAAATGAGACACGTGGACAGCAGCACCGATTCCGAGAGCAGTCCTCATAGACGAGGTCGTAGCCACAAACTTCCGGATCTGTATTATGAGGAACGGTGGATCGAGAAGAGAACGCGTCGAAGAGGGAATTTGCGGAAGCTAGTTCGCCAGGACAGTCGCAGCTTCAGCGAGGAGGAGGTTAGGCTATCAAAAACGTCATCGAAAAGAGATCAGAGGAGAGCTCGCAGCGAATCGGCGCG CTACGACGAAGACGACACGGATCAGAAGACAAGAAGAAGACGCAGTAAAAAGCGGTCTGCCAAATCGAAACACGACTCCAGCGAGTCCTCCATAGACTCGGAGAGCTGTGAACCCGTCGGTGATCAGGCTAAGAAAAGATCTGGAAAGCGAAAGGAAGACAGCAAAACGGACAAAAGCAACGGGGACAAAGAAGAGTCAAGAAAAGAGGACGACGAGGAAGAGACAGTGAGCGACGACAGTCTGGAGGTGGTCGTCGTGAAACGATCTCTGGAAAAGAAATGCGAGAAGGTTGTATCCGGGAGAAGATCAAAAACACCCAAGGAAAGCTCAAAGGAGACGAAGTTCACAAAAACTCATAGGAGCACGAGAAGAAAATTAAACTCCAGCAAGTCGAAGACGTCCAACAATGGTGATAGCACGACTGATCGGATGCAATCCTCTGATAAAGGTTTGAAAGACTCCGAGTCTCGCGAGGCAGCCACACCGAGGACTTCGATCGATGAGGACAAGGAAGGCCACGAGAAAATTATCGAAAGTCGATACCGCAGGGACATAACCGATAGTACCAGTCAGGAGACTGTTGAACGTGTTGTGGTGACTGCTATGGTACACAAGGATCAGCCTCCGGACACGCCTAAATCTGTACTAGAGACTTCCAAGGAGGTTACTTTTGATGATAGATTAAGAACGGAGATAATCGAGACGGAGGAAGTGTCTAGAGAGAGTGGATCTATAGCTAGCAAGGTGGATGACATTGTGGACCACAGTAGTGAGTCTGGTAGCAGTCTTGTGACTAAGGCAGCTAGTTTGAAGAAGGACGTGGAAGAGATGAGGCAGCAGATCACACAGGAGAAAACGcagcgagagagtgagaggagGAAAAGCAGGGATGAGGACCAAGTGAAAGATGGTGGGGCTAAAAAGGACGACGGTGATCAGGATAAGCCATCAACCGAAGGAAAAGAAGAAAGTAAAGATCAGGACGGAGTTGTGATAG GCAGGTTAGACGCACACACGACAGCCGAGGCGGAAAGTCCCACGCTGGATTCGCATGAAGAGGATAAATCCGAGGGAACGACGCCTAAATCCGTGGATGAGAAAACAGACGCATCTGGTAGGACATCGAAGGATGAACATGAAGAATCTGAGCAGACAAGTAGATCTGAAAGTCTCACGAGAGATTCACAAAAAGGAGACTCCACGCCAAGGACAGCTGTAGAAGATATTCCACCATCGGACGATGAAGAGAAGAAATCGACAGTCGATGAGACCGGAAGTAAATCGAAAGCTAGAAGAGATAGTGTGAAGAGGAGACCTTCTGTTGacgaaagaaaatcgaaatcTTCTTCGAGACGGTCGAGCGAAAGCGGAAGTCCGCAAAAGAGCAGTCGCAAGAGGAGAGAGTTCAAAAAGCGGGAGTCGAAAAAGACTTTGTCCAAGTCGTCGTCGGATAAAACCAGTCAAGAGGCTGCAGAGGAAGCTTCGCAGTTGCCAAAAACGGAGACGAGGACTGCTGAGAGTCCGACGAAAGAAACTGACGTTCTTTTGATGGCGGATTCGAGGAAAGAGTCCCCGGACGATAAAGAGCAAGCGGATTCAGCGAGAGGGAAGTCTGTGGAGTTTTCTTCGGCATCGAGAGATTCAGCGTTGATGGAAGAAGCTGATGATCGATCGTTGAGCGTCGACACGCCTGTTGCTACGAAAAGAAAGCTGTCTGGCGAAGAGGAAGCAGTTGAGGTGTCGTCGCCGACGAAATCGAATTTGGAGGATCAGGCGAAGGAGACTGAGGAGGCTAAGAAGAGCAAGAAGCTGTCTATCGAAGATGCGTTAGGTGCAG AAAAAGAAAGCTTTCGATACATCGATGAAAGTTCCTCGAGTTCTCCGAAGTCGGCTCAGACGAGACGATCGAGACCATCAACTGGAAAAGCAAGAACTACCGGAAGATCGTCTTCGAGGTCGAAGAAATGTTTGTTTGAAAGCTCGGAGGAACGGTCTCCCGATAGAAGCGCCATAGTCGCAGTGATCGAAAGTCCAGAATGGGATGACGAGGACGAAGAAATTGCGAAAGAGCTCAGAGACGCGATTGGGGAGGATGATGAGCATGAGACGGAACTTGAAGAGGATAACGAGATAGGAATAGTGAGGGTTCTGCCTAGCACGAGTGAGGAGGAGACGTCTCGGGTGGGTCTTGACGGCAGGACTGAGGATGCTGACAGTTTGCCTCAA GTGCAATCCAGCACCCGTACACGCGTGACAAGGATACGAAGTCCTGAAGAAAGTAGAACGAGTCGATTACAAGGGAAACAGCGTCGCGACAGTGGTGGCAGAGACAGCGGAATCGAACCTAGTCCAAGAGTATCGAGGATACCAAGAAGGAGGATCATGAAATGTTGTCCTGTCAGTGATAAACAACAGGCTCTGAACATGGAGACCATCACGAGGGACGTGCAGATCAGTCTGCGACGATATCATCTGGAGAGAAAGATCTTTTTCCAGTTGATGGAGCTGAAGAGGCTACAGATACGACATGGGAGAGCGAATGAGCATGTTCTGGTTAAGAGACAA GTCGATGCCTTTCACAAAGCAGGAATGTCTGGACCAACCCTCGGCGTGGCAAAATACGACCAACCCCTAACCTTCAG ACATTTCGAAAGTTTTCTGTACGACCAACTGAGAAAACTTCAACGAAGACCAGCCACCCCAGACTTCTGCACAGAAGCGAAACAGTGTACCCAGAAAACACATCGCTGTCATCACGCAACAAGCGCTTACACTTCTTTCCCCGCGTACACATATC TAGGTGGAGGCGGCCAAGAACCAGCAGATCTTCTTCCGAAGATAGAGAGCCGTGGAAAGGGCCAAATGACG GTGGAAGTAACGCACGGGGAGGAGAAGCAAATAATAGCTCTTCCAGCTGAAAGACTGGACCGCACAAAGAAATATTATGTTACATTTACTGTCAAAGGGGAAGCACAAGAATCGGAAAAGCCTAAACCTTCCGCTGGTATCCAGAGAAATGCCAAAAGCGTTTGA
- the LOC143213819 gene encoding uncharacterized protein LOC143213819 isoform X2 — translation MDTKTPPIPLKVQEKPKPKQQESVADVSLPPLTPYRNHRQKQKTPGTAQWSRDAPSAIRYQDHQKKRPYRVLQIGATPLMHACQQGDRARVLRLLKDQKETIGYRDRTLRSALHYCMDAGTGGAVAATAPELVNAPDAEGHTPLHLAVIAGDTQLVAVLLANGADVNAKDLEGHSVLHWATVCGEAECVRLVLAAGARPSTPDLRGGSPLHYAAQCCGAAATAELSVPKKVGLKVLQTLLEFGADVNAKDEDGRQPILWAASAGSVEAVLALARAGGTAASGAADKDGLTALHCAASRGHARCVETLVNLCGAHPDHVDDNGCSALHYAATLGHADATALILKLGADPNRQDRKGRTPALCAAAKGQLETLKILAQHGGSLYARTVRGTGVAHEAVASGRIELIKWLAKKRPGTLDVATHDGKTPLHVAALHGHLDCCKVLLDNGARINAVLRTSKGNLMTALDAALYRGHRDCAKLIQMHGGTTAHQLKMQKTVPNKVFAARLQMRHVDSSTDSESSPHRRGRSHKLPDLYYEERWIEKRTRRRGNLRKLVRQDSRSFSEEEVRLSKTSSKRDQRRARSESARYDEDDTDQKTRRRRSKKRSAKSKHDSSESSIDSESCEPVGDQAKKRSGKRKEDSKTDKSNGDKEESRKEDDEEETVSDDSLEVVVVKRSLEKKCEKVVSGRRSKTPKESSKETKFTKTHRSTRRKLNSSKSKTSNNGDSTTDRMQSSDKGLKDSESREAATPRTSIDEDKEGHEKIIESRYRRDITDSTSQETVERVVVTAMVHKDQPPDTPKSVLETSKEVTFDDRLRTEIIETEEVSRESGSIASKVDDIVDHSSESGSSLVTKAASLKKDVEEMRQQITQEKTQRESERRKSRDEDQVKDGGAKKDDGDQDKPSTEGKEESKDQDGVVIGRLDAHTTAEAESPTLDSHEEDKSEGTTPKSVDEKTDASGRTSKDEHEESEQTSRSESLTRDSQKGDSTPRTAVEDIPPSDDEEKKSTVDETGSKSKARRDSVKRRPSVDERKSKSSSRRSSESGSPQKSSRKRREFKKRESKKTLSKSSSDKTSQEAAEEASQLPKTETRTAESPTKETDVLLMADSRKESPDDKEQADSARGKSVEFSSASRDSALMEEADDRSLSVDTPVATKRKLSGEEEAVEVSSPTKSNLEDQAKETEEAKKSKKLSIEDALGAEKESFRYIDESSSSSPKSAQTRRSRPSTGKARTTGRSSSRSKKCLFESSEERSPDRSAIVAVIESPEWDDEDEEIAKELRDAIGEDDEHETELEEDNEIGIVRVLPSTSEEETSRVGLDGRTEDADSLPQVQSSTRTRVTRIRSPEESRTSRLQGKQRRDSGGRDSGIEPSPRVSRIPRRRIMKCCPVSDKQQALNMETITRDVQISLRRYHLERKIFFQLMELKRLQIRHGRANEHVLVKRQVDAFHKAGMSGPTLGVAKYDQPLTFRHFESFLYDQLRKLQRRPATPDFCTEAKQCTQKTHRCHHATSAYTSFPAYTYHYNCSRWRRPRTSRSSSEDREPWKGPNDGGSNARGGEANNSSSS, via the exons ATGGACACTAAGACTCCGCCAATCCCGTTGAAGGTCCAGGAGAAGCCAAAACCGAAACAGCAGGAAAGTGTGGCCGATGTGTCTCTGCCCCCGCTGACACCATACAGGAACCATCGACAGAAGCAGAAAACACCTGGGACTGCTCAGTGGTCGCGTGATGCACCAAGCGCCATACGGTATCAGGATCATCAGAAAAAAAGGCCTTACAG AGTGTTGCAGATCGGCGCGACGCCGTTGATGCACGCTTGCCAGCAGGGCGATAGAGCAAGGGTTCTAAGGTTGCTGAAGGATCAGAAAGAAACGATAGGCTACAGGGATCGGACACTGAGGAGTGCTTTGCATTATTGCATGGACGCTGGAACCGGAGGTGCCGTCGCAGCGACGGCACCAGAACTGGTAAATGCACCCGACGCCGAAGGACACACGCCACTTCATTTGGCAGTCATCGCCGGCGACACACAATTGGTAGCTGTCCTGCTAGCGAATGGTGCCGACGTGAACGCTAAGGACTTGGAGGGACACAGTGTTCTTCACTGGGCCACTG TATGCGGCGAAGCAGAATGCGTCCGCCTGGTGTTGGCAGCAGGAGCTCGTCCTTCGACTCCTGATCTGCGTGGAGGATCTCCGCTTCACTATGCAGCCCAGTGCTGTGGTGCAGCGGCTACTGCCGAGTTGTCTGTACCTAAGAAAGTTGGTCTGAAAGTTCTCCAAACCCTTTTGGAGTTTGGAGCTGACGTGAATGCGAAAGATGAGGACGGGAGACAGCCGATCCTGTGGGCTGCGAGCGCTGGTAGCGTCGAAGCTGTCTTAGCATTGGCTAG AGCCGGTGGTACAGCTGCCTCAGGAGCTGCAGACAAAGATGGGCTCACGGCTCTGCATTGTGCTGCCTCCAGAGGACACGCCAGGTGCGTGGAAACTCTGGTGAACTTGTGCGGTGCTCATCCCGATCATGTCGACGACAATGGCTGCTCGGCGTTGCACTATGCAGCCACCCTCGGCCATGCTGATGCCACAGCTTTGATCCTGAAGTTGGGGGCTGACCCGAATCGACAGGATCGGAAGGGTAGAAC ACCAGCGCTTTGCGCTGCAGCCAAGGGGCAACTCGAGACCCTGAAGATCTTAGCGCAACATGGCGGCTCCCTATATGCGAGGACAGTGAGAGGAACAGGTGTTGCTCACGAAGCGGTAGCTTCCGGTAGAATCGAGCTGATAAAATGGCTAGCAAAAAAGCGCCCTGGTACTTTGGACGTGGCCACACACGATGGGAAGACTCCGTTGCACGTGGCTGCTCTACATGGACATCTAGATTGCTGCAAAGTCCTTTTGGACAATGGTGCAAGGATCAATGCAGTCCTTCGAACCAGCAAAGGGAACTTGATGACTGCTTTGGATGCTGCGCTTTACAGAGGACACAGGGACTGTGCTAAGCTGATCCAGATGCACGGGGGAACCACTGCACATCAGCTCAAGATGCAGAAGACTGTACCGAATAAAG TGTTTGCAGCAAGATTGCAAATGAGACACGTGGACAGCAGCACCGATTCCGAGAGCAGTCCTCATAGACGAGGTCGTAGCCACAAACTTCCGGATCTGTATTATGAGGAACGGTGGATCGAGAAGAGAACGCGTCGAAGAGGGAATTTGCGGAAGCTAGTTCGCCAGGACAGTCGCAGCTTCAGCGAGGAGGAGGTTAGGCTATCAAAAACGTCATCGAAAAGAGATCAGAGGAGAGCTCGCAGCGAATCGGCGCG CTACGACGAAGACGACACGGATCAGAAGACAAGAAGAAGACGCAGTAAAAAGCGGTCTGCCAAATCGAAACACGACTCCAGCGAGTCCTCCATAGACTCGGAGAGCTGTGAACCCGTCGGTGATCAGGCTAAGAAAAGATCTGGAAAGCGAAAGGAAGACAGCAAAACGGACAAAAGCAACGGGGACAAAGAAGAGTCAAGAAAAGAGGACGACGAGGAAGAGACAGTGAGCGACGACAGTCTGGAGGTGGTCGTCGTGAAACGATCTCTGGAAAAGAAATGCGAGAAGGTTGTATCCGGGAGAAGATCAAAAACACCCAAGGAAAGCTCAAAGGAGACGAAGTTCACAAAAACTCATAGGAGCACGAGAAGAAAATTAAACTCCAGCAAGTCGAAGACGTCCAACAATGGTGATAGCACGACTGATCGGATGCAATCCTCTGATAAAGGTTTGAAAGACTCCGAGTCTCGCGAGGCAGCCACACCGAGGACTTCGATCGATGAGGACAAGGAAGGCCACGAGAAAATTATCGAAAGTCGATACCGCAGGGACATAACCGATAGTACCAGTCAGGAGACTGTTGAACGTGTTGTGGTGACTGCTATGGTACACAAGGATCAGCCTCCGGACACGCCTAAATCTGTACTAGAGACTTCCAAGGAGGTTACTTTTGATGATAGATTAAGAACGGAGATAATCGAGACGGAGGAAGTGTCTAGAGAGAGTGGATCTATAGCTAGCAAGGTGGATGACATTGTGGACCACAGTAGTGAGTCTGGTAGCAGTCTTGTGACTAAGGCAGCTAGTTTGAAGAAGGACGTGGAAGAGATGAGGCAGCAGATCACACAGGAGAAAACGcagcgagagagtgagaggagGAAAAGCAGGGATGAGGACCAAGTGAAAGATGGTGGGGCTAAAAAGGACGACGGTGATCAGGATAAGCCATCAACCGAAGGAAAAGAAGAAAGTAAAGATCAGGACGGAGTTGTGATAG GCAGGTTAGACGCACACACGACAGCCGAGGCGGAAAGTCCCACGCTGGATTCGCATGAAGAGGATAAATCCGAGGGAACGACGCCTAAATCCGTGGATGAGAAAACAGACGCATCTGGTAGGACATCGAAGGATGAACATGAAGAATCTGAGCAGACAAGTAGATCTGAAAGTCTCACGAGAGATTCACAAAAAGGAGACTCCACGCCAAGGACAGCTGTAGAAGATATTCCACCATCGGACGATGAAGAGAAGAAATCGACAGTCGATGAGACCGGAAGTAAATCGAAAGCTAGAAGAGATAGTGTGAAGAGGAGACCTTCTGTTGacgaaagaaaatcgaaatcTTCTTCGAGACGGTCGAGCGAAAGCGGAAGTCCGCAAAAGAGCAGTCGCAAGAGGAGAGAGTTCAAAAAGCGGGAGTCGAAAAAGACTTTGTCCAAGTCGTCGTCGGATAAAACCAGTCAAGAGGCTGCAGAGGAAGCTTCGCAGTTGCCAAAAACGGAGACGAGGACTGCTGAGAGTCCGACGAAAGAAACTGACGTTCTTTTGATGGCGGATTCGAGGAAAGAGTCCCCGGACGATAAAGAGCAAGCGGATTCAGCGAGAGGGAAGTCTGTGGAGTTTTCTTCGGCATCGAGAGATTCAGCGTTGATGGAAGAAGCTGATGATCGATCGTTGAGCGTCGACACGCCTGTTGCTACGAAAAGAAAGCTGTCTGGCGAAGAGGAAGCAGTTGAGGTGTCGTCGCCGACGAAATCGAATTTGGAGGATCAGGCGAAGGAGACTGAGGAGGCTAAGAAGAGCAAGAAGCTGTCTATCGAAGATGCGTTAGGTGCAG AAAAAGAAAGCTTTCGATACATCGATGAAAGTTCCTCGAGTTCTCCGAAGTCGGCTCAGACGAGACGATCGAGACCATCAACTGGAAAAGCAAGAACTACCGGAAGATCGTCTTCGAGGTCGAAGAAATGTTTGTTTGAAAGCTCGGAGGAACGGTCTCCCGATAGAAGCGCCATAGTCGCAGTGATCGAAAGTCCAGAATGGGATGACGAGGACGAAGAAATTGCGAAAGAGCTCAGAGACGCGATTGGGGAGGATGATGAGCATGAGACGGAACTTGAAGAGGATAACGAGATAGGAATAGTGAGGGTTCTGCCTAGCACGAGTGAGGAGGAGACGTCTCGGGTGGGTCTTGACGGCAGGACTGAGGATGCTGACAGTTTGCCTCAA GTGCAATCCAGCACCCGTACACGCGTGACAAGGATACGAAGTCCTGAAGAAAGTAGAACGAGTCGATTACAAGGGAAACAGCGTCGCGACAGTGGTGGCAGAGACAGCGGAATCGAACCTAGTCCAAGAGTATCGAGGATACCAAGAAGGAGGATCATGAAATGTTGTCCTGTCAGTGATAAACAACAGGCTCTGAACATGGAGACCATCACGAGGGACGTGCAGATCAGTCTGCGACGATATCATCTGGAGAGAAAGATCTTTTTCCAGTTGATGGAGCTGAAGAGGCTACAGATACGACATGGGAGAGCGAATGAGCATGTTCTGGTTAAGAGACAA GTCGATGCCTTTCACAAAGCAGGAATGTCTGGACCAACCCTCGGCGTGGCAAAATACGACCAACCCCTAACCTTCAG ACATTTCGAAAGTTTTCTGTACGACCAACTGAGAAAACTTCAACGAAGACCAGCCACCCCAGACTTCTGCACAGAAGCGAAACAGTGTACCCAGAAAACACATCGCTGTCATCACGCAACAAGCGCTTACACTTCTTTCCCCGCGTACACATATC ATTATAATTGCAGTAGGTGGAGGCGGCCAAGAACCAGCAGATCTTCTTCCGAAGATAGAGAGCCGTGGAAAGGGCCAAATGACG GTGGAAGTAACGCACGGGGAGGAGAAGCAAATAATAGCTCTTCCAGCTGA
- the Yif1 gene encoding yip1d-interacting factor 1, translated as MNYNHSSARRGRPKRILDPSAGIAAPTSAPQSPYMYNQQVPMNNGMVPEYGYNVPPQQPPPYGFSSVPMQAYPPTENIPPNEQQYPPQFTTQLFAEPVVTNMAMQYGNALMGYGSQKFEKYVPLTALKYYFAVDTNYVLTKLSLLLFPFSQKDWSVRYEQDIPLQPRFEKNALDMYIPTMAFVTYIVIAALVSGIQDRFTPLSTLASSALAWNIVEILVQVVSLYIMHLETSLSTLDLLAYCGYKYVGINAALLASLAFRTFGYYMTLLYCCASLAFFVTRSLKLRVLPRNDSSYTASGNKRRIYFMFFVAGTQPVLMWCLSHHII; from the exons ATGAATTATAATCATTCGAGTGCACGTCGTG GGAGACCTAAAAGAATACTGGATCCATCTGCTGGTATAGCAGCTCCTACATCTGCGCCCCAAAGCCCGTACATGTATAATCAACAG GTTCCTATGAACAATGGCATGGTACCAGAATATGGCTATAATGTGCCTCCACAACAGCCACCGCCATACGGATTTAGTTCAGTGCCAATGCAAGCCTATCCTCCTACTGAAAATATTCCACCCAATGAACAACAATATCCACCACAATTTACGACACAGTTATTCGCGGAACCAGTAGTTACAAACATGGCTATGCAATACGGTAATGCTTTGATGGGATACGGAAGTCAGAAATTCGAGAAATACGTGCCTCTCACAGCTTTGAAGTACTACTTTGCCGTGGACACAAACTATGTTCTTACGAAACTGTCGTTGCTGCTCTTCCCATTTTCTCAGAAA GATTGGTCTGTCAGGTATGAGCAGGACATACCATTGCAACCACGCTTCGAGAAAAACGCCTTGGATATGTATATTCCAACTATGGCATTTGTGACATACATAGTTATAGCTGCGCTAGTCTCAGGGATTCAGGACCGCTTCACTCCACTAAGTACATTAGCCAGTTCCGCTCTCGCATGGAATATTGTAGAAATTCTAGTGCAGGTTGTGAGTCTCTATATTATGCATCTCGAAACGAGTCTTTCGACATTAGATTTGTTGGCTTACTGTGGCTATAAATACGTCGGAATCAATGCGGCTCTACTGGCTTCGTTAGCTTTTCGTACATTCGGTTATTACATGACTTTGCTGTATTGCTGTGCATCTTTGGCATTTTTTGTTACACGGTCGTTAAAGTTAAGAGTCCTTCCGAGGAACGACAGCTCGTACACAGCATCCGGTAACAAAAGGAGAATCTATTTTATGTTCTTTGTGGCGGGTACCCAACCTGTGCTAATGTGGTGTTTATCTCATCACATTATTTAA